One stretch of Pararhizobium qamdonense DNA includes these proteins:
- a CDS encoding FAD-dependent oxidoreductase, with amino-acid sequence MGETSEKSILIAGAGPTGLALALELARRGIKARLVAKAAGPAPLHESRALGVNARTLTLLEASGVSALILAKARRLTKFKIASSGKPLLTIETESFRSRYCPIQILPQGQTERFLLQRLLPFGITPEWSAELIPASGDVQKPVVTLQHADGRTETVAPDLLIGTDGAHSAVRQAFGFTFPGNALESRFFLADYRYAQPVDTGFIEMNFLNPGVLGRLPVNEDTLRYLSTDADFETRIYHPAMVLERTWASDFRISFRHVETMSRGKVYLAGDAAHVHSPAGARGMNLGIEDACWLAWLIAEGREKDYSALRLPAVRTVLRDTRRNTAFITLKNPILTRLRSLLLPLANHIPGISNAFLRNAAGQDTPPPPWIPGAQ; translated from the coding sequence ATGGGTGAAACCAGTGAAAAATCCATTCTGATTGCTGGCGCCGGACCGACCGGACTGGCACTGGCGCTTGAACTGGCGCGGCGGGGCATAAAAGCACGCCTCGTGGCAAAGGCGGCCGGACCCGCCCCCCTCCATGAAAGCCGGGCACTCGGCGTCAATGCCAGAACCCTGACGCTTTTGGAAGCATCCGGCGTCAGCGCCCTGATTCTTGCAAAAGCCCGGCGCCTGACGAAATTCAAGATCGCGTCCTCCGGCAAACCGCTGCTGACCATCGAGACGGAAAGCTTCCGCAGCCGCTATTGTCCGATCCAGATCCTGCCACAGGGTCAAACCGAACGGTTTTTGCTGCAGAGGCTCCTGCCCTTCGGCATCACCCCGGAATGGTCGGCCGAACTCATCCCGGCCTCAGGCGATGTGCAAAAGCCGGTGGTCACCCTCCAACACGCCGATGGCCGGACGGAAACGGTCGCGCCGGACCTGCTGATCGGCACGGACGGCGCCCATTCCGCCGTTCGCCAGGCCTTCGGGTTTACCTTCCCCGGCAATGCGCTGGAGAGCCGCTTTTTCCTCGCCGACTACCGCTATGCACAGCCGGTCGATACCGGTTTCATCGAGATGAATTTCCTCAATCCCGGCGTGCTGGGAAGGCTGCCGGTGAACGAGGATACGCTGCGCTATCTGTCCACCGATGCGGATTTCGAAACCCGCATCTATCATCCGGCCATGGTGCTGGAGCGCACATGGGCCTCGGATTTCCGCATCAGCTTCCGCCATGTCGAGACCATGAGCCGAGGCAAGGTGTATCTCGCCGGAGACGCCGCCCATGTGCATTCGCCGGCCGGCGCACGCGGCATGAATCTCGGCATCGAGGATGCCTGCTGGCTGGCTTGGCTGATAGCGGAGGGTCGGGAAAAGGACTATTCGGCTCTGAGATTACCCGCCGTCAGGACCGTGCTCAGGGACACCCGGCGCAACACGGCCTTCATCACCTTGAAAAACCCCATTCTGACACGGCTGCGATCGCTGCTCCTGCCGCTGGCAAACCATATTCCGGGCATCTCCAACGCCTTTCTGCGCAATGCCGCAGGCCAGGACACCCCGCCGCCACCCTGGATTCCCGGCGCGCAATAG
- a CDS encoding SCO family protein has translation MKTLRIVLWAAVAVVAASLGWISYQMTTGKEEIAAGPFGVPFELVSQTGQPITQAAFVGKPSALFFGFTHCPEVCPTTLFELNGWLEKVDPDGTKLQAYFISVDPERDTPEILGQYVSNVSKRITGISGPPDKVMEMVKGFRVYAKKVPLDEKKPDGDYTMDHTASVFLLDSQGKFTGTIAYEENPETAVKKLENLTKR, from the coding sequence ATGAAAACACTTCGCATCGTTCTTTGGGCGGCCGTTGCCGTTGTCGCAGCCTCGCTGGGCTGGATCAGCTACCAGATGACCACGGGCAAGGAGGAGATCGCCGCCGGTCCGTTCGGCGTTCCCTTTGAGCTGGTATCGCAGACCGGCCAGCCGATCACGCAGGCCGCTTTCGTCGGCAAGCCCTCGGCCCTGTTCTTCGGCTTCACCCATTGCCCGGAAGTCTGCCCGACCACGCTGTTTGAGCTGAACGGCTGGCTGGAAAAGGTCGATCCCGACGGCACCAAGCTGCAGGCCTATTTCATCAGCGTCGATCCGGAACGCGATACCCCGGAAATCCTTGGTCAATACGTCTCCAACGTATCCAAGCGCATCACCGGCATTTCCGGTCCGCCGGACAAGGTCATGGAGATGGTCAAGGGCTTTAGGGTCTATGCCAAGAAGGTGCCGCTGGACGAAAAGAAACCTGACGGCGACTACACGATGGATCATACTGCATCGGTGTTCCTGCTGGATTCGCAAGGCAAGTTCACCGGTACGATCGCTTACGAGGAAAATCCGGAGACGGCAGTCAAGAAACTGGAAAACCTGACGAAAAGGTAA
- a CDS encoding chemotaxis protein CheW encodes MTNAIKQSGAYLEIVSFHLGDQEFCIDIMAIREIRGWAPVTPMPHTPPYVLGLINLRGAVIPVIDMACRLGMKMTEPSERSAIIVTDIAGKLVGLLVEQVSDMMTIKSEALQPAPEIIPEAQRAFCRGIVALEKTMVCFLNLDTVIADELAQAA; translated from the coding sequence ATGACAAATGCCATCAAGCAGTCCGGCGCCTATCTGGAAATCGTATCGTTTCATCTGGGCGATCAGGAATTCTGCATCGATATCATGGCGATCCGCGAAATCCGTGGCTGGGCGCCCGTGACGCCGATGCCGCACACGCCGCCTTATGTGCTGGGGCTGATCAACCTGCGCGGCGCTGTCATCCCGGTCATCGACATGGCCTGCCGCCTCGGCATGAAGATGACGGAGCCGTCGGAACGTTCGGCGATCATCGTCACCGATATCGCCGGCAAGCTGGTCGGCCTTCTGGTCGAACAGGTGTCCGACATGATGACGATCAAGAGCGAAGCGCTGCAGCCAGCCCCGGAAATCATTCCGGAAGCACAGCGCGCCTTCTGCCGCGGCATCGTCGCGCTGGAAAAGACCATGGTCTGCTTCCTCAATCTCGACACCGTCATCGCCGACGAGCTGGCCCAGGCGGCTTAG
- the pncA gene encoding bifunctional nicotinamidase/pyrazinamidase codes for MKCLLLVDIQNGFCSGGNLAVPDGEAVVAVANRLMAEGGYDLVVASLDWHPADHGSFASQHPGRHPFEMGTLHGKPQMLWPDHCVQGTADAELHPALDQTRIDYLQRKGEDRTIDSYSAFRDNDHAALTGLSDYLANRGVDHLDVCGLATDYCVRDSVLDAIQLIPGISVRLVIDACRGIDPQGVEVALAAMAAAGAEIVTSAAVTAEARDGAATSERLSPR; via the coding sequence GTGAAATGCCTGTTGCTCGTCGATATCCAGAATGGGTTCTGCTCTGGCGGCAATCTTGCCGTGCCTGACGGCGAGGCGGTCGTTGCCGTCGCCAACCGGCTGATGGCGGAAGGCGGCTATGATCTGGTGGTTGCGTCGCTGGACTGGCATCCGGCCGATCACGGCAGCTTTGCCTCGCAGCATCCGGGCCGCCACCCTTTCGAAATGGGGACGCTGCACGGCAAGCCGCAGATGCTCTGGCCGGATCATTGCGTCCAGGGCACAGCAGACGCCGAACTGCACCCGGCGCTCGACCAGACCCGTATCGATTATCTCCAGCGCAAGGGCGAGGACCGGACCATAGACAGCTATTCGGCGTTTCGCGACAATGACCACGCGGCGCTGACCGGGCTGTCCGACTATCTTGCAAACCGTGGCGTCGATCATCTCGATGTCTGCGGTCTGGCAACCGATTATTGCGTCAGGGATTCGGTCCTTGACGCAATCCAGCTCATTCCCGGAATTTCCGTGCGCCTCGTCATCGACGCCTGCCGGGGCATCGATCCGCAGGGTGTCGAGGTGGCACTGGCCGCAATGGCGGCTGCAGGCGCCGAAATCGTCACGTCTGCCGCCGTTACTGCTGAAGCCAGGGACGGTGCCGCTACTTCGGAGCGCCTTTCTCCCAGGTGA